The proteins below come from a single Chryseobacterium bernardetii genomic window:
- a CDS encoding 3'-5' exonuclease has translation MYSIIDIESNGAGYRHECIIDIAIYRYDGQKITDQFISLVNPEGEITPFVQKLTSITPKMVKTAPKFHEIAKRVIEITQNTTLVGHNIDFDYRMLRQSFKRLGYDFKINTLDTIPLAKKLIPDEVSYSLGKLVKSLGIPLTNHHRADGDARATLELFKLLISKDTENEIIQKQHEETNAKTYINKIKELTQDLPNDKGFVYFQDEAGRIIFSDYVQDINKFSKKVFNSKSKKWEQVQKDSEQINFELTGTDIIAKLILNSKNVKKKEILPFGLYFRNNKYIVEKNKLNKTEKPILKFRSFTQGTKAVQFIETHEEYSEVAILKQKIEFRKKNELWLGTGRKLGEKLFLIIENGKVISFGFYELFTQIQTLSKLAKLKIDLQLSSTDLNNELQLALLRGDFETLPLPK, from the coding sequence ATGTATTCAATTATAGACATAGAAAGTAATGGTGCAGGTTATAGACATGAATGCATTATAGATATTGCCATTTACAGATACGATGGGCAGAAAATCACAGACCAGTTCATATCCCTTGTCAACCCGGAAGGAGAAATTACTCCTTTTGTTCAAAAGCTTACCAGTATTACACCCAAAATGGTGAAAACGGCCCCGAAATTTCATGAAATAGCTAAAAGAGTTATTGAAATTACCCAAAATACAACATTAGTAGGACATAATATTGATTTTGATTACAGGATGCTTCGTCAATCATTTAAAAGGCTGGGTTACGATTTTAAAATCAATACTTTAGATACTATTCCTTTAGCTAAAAAATTGATTCCTGATGAAGTAAGCTATTCGTTGGGCAAACTGGTAAAATCATTGGGAATTCCTTTAACCAATCACCACAGGGCAGACGGAGATGCAAGAGCAACTTTGGAGCTTTTCAAGCTTTTAATATCAAAAGACACTGAGAATGAGATCATCCAAAAACAGCATGAGGAAACTAATGCAAAAACCTATATCAATAAGATAAAAGAACTTACTCAGGATCTTCCCAATGATAAAGGGTTTGTCTATTTTCAGGATGAGGCTGGCAGAATTATCTTCTCAGATTATGTTCAGGATATCAATAAATTTTCAAAAAAGGTATTCAACTCCAAGTCCAAAAAATGGGAACAGGTTCAAAAAGATTCAGAACAGATCAACTTTGAGCTTACCGGAACGGATATTATTGCCAAACTGATCCTGAATTCTAAAAATGTGAAGAAAAAAGAGATTCTGCCTTTCGGGCTTTATTTCAGAAACAATAAATATATTGTTGAAAAGAATAAGCTCAATAAAACAGAAAAGCCAATCCTTAAATTCCGATCATTCACCCAGGGAACAAAAGCAGTTCAGTTCATTGAAACTCATGAAGAATACAGTGAAGTAGCCATATTGAAGCAGAAAATAGAGTTCAGAAAAAAGAATGAGCTTTGGCTCGGTACAGGAAGAAAATTAGGTGAAAAATTATTTTTAATTATTGAAAACGGAAAAGTAATCTCTTTCGGCTTTTATGAACTGTTTACGCAGATACAAACATTAAGTAAACTTGCCAAATTAAAAATAGATCTCCAGTTGTCTTCAACGGACCTGAATAATGAATTACAGTTAGCACTTCTGCGTGGAGATTTTGAAACGTTGCCGCTACCTAAATAA